In Porites lutea chromosome 7, jaPorLute2.1, whole genome shotgun sequence, a single window of DNA contains:
- the LOC140944038 gene encoding uncharacterized protein, which yields MHHLTILVLIVSGIVLCMAGASYSNTCNCHCGHTYYGASTGDSSKAPYGSKANPGFSCKDINTNNRKQNGIYWIRLTDDEKSFPVYCDMAAGGWTMAFKAVSGVNKNVYSTYTSDRTSSEKVFAALEVTNRHFNHYKNRIVLKWQDIGPSEARVVLYKRGKLMKELKFNAKGSDKLNWFSFSRLNQSSWTDMKTQPNNYFSIHGDPANGRHFFINSIYGSCPIDAGWMAIIAKAPPSCDWEKRFQPRQNVILYSKRSVLTNWNQYNNVEEADVLAVYLR from the exons ATGCATCATCTAACCATACTAGTCCTCATTGTTAGTGGAATCGTGTTGTGCATGGCAGGCGCTTCATATTCCAATACCTGCAACTGTCATTGTGGCCATACCTACTACGGCGCCTCTACAGGTGACAGTTCCAAAGCTCCCTATGGATCAAAAGCTAATCCAGGTTTTTCATGTAAAGATATCAACACcaacaatagaaaacaaaatggcATTTATTGGATCAGGCTAACGG ATGATGAAAAGTCTTTCCCAGTATACTGTGATATGGCCGCTGGAG GCTGGACTATGGCGTTTAAGGCGGTGTCTGGAGTGAATAAAAACGTGTATAGTACATACACATCTGATCGGACATCCTCTGAGAAAGTCTTTGCAGCTCTTGAAGTCACTAACAGGCACTTTAACCACTACAAAAACAGGATCGTTTTAAAGTGGCAAGACATTGGACCATCGGAg GCGAGAGTTGTCCTGTATAAAAGAGGAAAGCTGATGAAGGAGTTGAAATTCAATGCCAAGGGATCAGACAAACTCAACTGGTTTTCATTCTCCAGGCTGAATCAGAGCTCCTGGACTGACATGAAGACTCAGCCAAACAACTACTTTTCAATCCATGGAGACCCAGCCAACGGCCGTCACTTCTTCATCAACAGTATCTATGGTAGTTGTCCTATTGATGCAGGGTGGATGGCGATAATCGCAAAGGCACCTCCATCCTGTGATTGGGAGAAGCGTTTCCAGCCTCGTCAGAACGTGATACTTTACAGCAAGCGGTCTGTTCTTACCAACTGGAACCAATACA ACAATGTTGAAGAGGCAGATGTCTTGGCAGTCTACTTGCGATGA
- the LOC140944023 gene encoding uncharacterized protein has translation MHFTNIHHLTRLCLIFSGIISCVTGASNTHTCNCNCGDRYSYGKLLDGHHNNSCQPKRAGQLKFTDGRLFVCTGNEWKALQYVNESSTTPNVSYRSKAPNVPYRSKAPNVRVPYGSKAKPGFSCKDIKTKNGKQNGIYWIRLSDKETSFPVYCDMVAGGWTMVFKAVAGVDKNAYSSYTSGQTSSEKVFAALEVTNRHFDHYKNRIVLKWKNFGASEARVVLYEGGKLMKESKFNAKGSDKLNWFSISRLSQSSWFDLRSQPKNYFSIAGEPTHGRRFFINRNYGGCSVDNGWMMVVTGHICSWETRFLPTKNVILYSKKPVYTNWNAYSNVGVADVMAVYLR, from the exons AT gCATTTTACAAACATACATCACCTGACCAGGCTTTGCCTTATTTTTAGTGGTATCATATCGTGTGTAACAGGTGCTTCTAATACCCATACCTGCAACTGCAACTGTGGTGACAGGTACAGCTATGGCAAACTCCTTGATGGCCATCACAATAACAGCTGCCAACCCAAAAGAGCTGGTCAATTGAAGTTCACTGATGGTAGATTGTTTGTCTGCACTGGAAATGAATGGAAAGCCCTGCAGTACGTGAATGAATCTTCCACTACTCCCAATGTTTCTTATAGATCAAAAGCTCCCAATGTTCCTTATAGATCAAAAGCTCCCAATGTACGTGTTCCTTATGGATCAAAAGCTAAGCCAGGTTTCTCATGCAAAGATATCAAGACCaaaaatggcaaacaaaatGGCATCTATTGGATAAGATTGAGTG ATAAGGAAACATCTTTTCCAGTTTACTGTGATATGGTTGCTGGAG GCTGGACCATGGTGTTTAAGGCTGTGGCTGGAGTGGATAAAAACGCTTATAGTTCATACACCTCTGGTCAGACGTCCTCTGAGAAAGTGTTTGCAGCTCTTGAAGTCACTAACAGACACTTCGACCACTACAAAAATAGGATCgttttaaaatggaaaaattttgGAGCATCAGAG GCAAGAGTTGTCCTGTATGAAGGAGGAAAGCTGATGAAGGAGTCGAAATTCAACGCCAAGGGATCAGACAAACTCAACTGGTTTTCAATTTCCAGACTGAGTCAGAGCTCCTGGTTTGATCTCAGAAGTCAGCCAAAGAACTACTTTTCTATAGCTGGAGAGCCAACACATGGTCGTCGCTTCTTTATCAACAGGAACTATGGGGGATGTTCAGTTGATAATGGGTGGATGATGGTCGTCACTGGACATATCTGCAGTTGGGAGACTCGTTTCTTGCCTACCAAGAATGTTATACTGTACAGCAAGAAACCTGTTTACACCAACTGGAACGCTTACA gcaATGTTGGAGTGGCAGATGTTATGGCAGTCTACTTGCGCTGA